In one Candidatus Nitronereus thalassa genomic region, the following are encoded:
- a CDS encoding S8 family peptidase, which translates to MNKCSFHLLLGLALVLGAQTGWAQNDPYYSSKGAWGQSFADQWALPKIGFTPKGSGKSAWDLETGQSKSVIVAVLDTGIDYYHPDLSKELIWVNPKPKKPKEDPNGYVNDFIGWNFVAKDNNPWDDDGHGTFVAGLVGAAANNGKGIAGINWGVKIMPLKIMNTFGRGRAFHVAKAITYAVDNGARVLNLSLESEHLTKLEQQAVNYAYAKGALIVVAAGNRGEETTELAPVSMNHVLPVGAIDIHDERASFSNWGPHIKIAAPGVDILSLRARRTDFMLMSRAKDYKAGDSFVGPQAQMMRASGTSFSAPLVSAVASLIWAKNPELTNEQVERMLLESADDIGLPGWDHYFGAGRLNAVKALKADPNYFLTARVDRVEVVELDGEVVIQVVGTAASNDLDEYEIQLGKGENPTDWETVFDDDDNIVNGIVGKFPTSVFTDVGKWTVRLVVKGDDGRVKEARGSIDVG; encoded by the coding sequence ATGAATAAATGCTCTTTTCACCTACTACTAGGGTTGGCCCTTGTGCTCGGAGCTCAGACCGGCTGGGCGCAGAATGATCCCTACTATTCATCCAAAGGTGCCTGGGGCCAATCGTTTGCCGATCAATGGGCCTTGCCGAAAATTGGGTTCACACCAAAAGGTTCAGGCAAATCAGCTTGGGATCTGGAAACGGGACAATCCAAATCTGTGATCGTGGCGGTGCTCGATACGGGTATTGATTACTATCACCCTGATTTATCCAAAGAATTGATTTGGGTGAATCCCAAACCCAAGAAGCCGAAGGAAGATCCAAATGGGTACGTGAACGATTTCATTGGTTGGAATTTTGTCGCGAAGGACAACAACCCCTGGGACGATGATGGGCATGGCACGTTTGTGGCGGGTTTGGTTGGTGCCGCTGCTAATAATGGAAAAGGGATCGCCGGGATCAATTGGGGCGTGAAAATCATGCCTCTCAAGATTATGAATACCTTTGGCCGAGGCCGGGCGTTCCATGTGGCGAAAGCCATTACCTATGCCGTAGACAATGGTGCGCGCGTGCTGAATTTGAGCTTGGAATCTGAACATCTCACGAAGCTTGAACAGCAGGCTGTCAATTATGCCTATGCCAAGGGTGCGCTCATTGTGGTCGCGGCAGGGAATCGCGGGGAGGAAACCACGGAATTGGCGCCGGTTAGTATGAATCATGTTTTGCCAGTGGGAGCTATTGATATTCATGATGAACGCGCTTCGTTTTCCAACTGGGGGCCGCATATCAAAATCGCGGCGCCTGGGGTAGACATTCTTTCATTGCGCGCACGGAGGACCGATTTCATGCTGATGTCTCGTGCAAAGGATTACAAGGCTGGTGACAGCTTTGTGGGTCCGCAGGCACAGATGATGCGCGCATCCGGGACATCGTTTTCTGCTCCGCTGGTGTCGGCGGTGGCCTCATTGATTTGGGCTAAGAATCCTGAATTAACGAATGAACAGGTCGAGCGAATGTTATTAGAGTCTGCCGATGATATTGGACTTCCAGGCTGGGATCATTACTTTGGTGCGGGGCGGCTGAATGCCGTGAAAGCATTAAAGGCCGATCCGAATTACTTCCTGACTGCACGAGTAGATCGCGTAGAGGTAGTTGAGTTGGATGGCGAGGTGGTGATCCAAGTCGTGGGCACGGCAGCCTCAAATGATCTTGATGAATATGAGATTCAACTTGGGAAAGGCGAAAATCCCACGGATTGGGAAACGGTCTTTGATGACGATGACAATATCGTTAATGGCATTGTCGGTAAGTTTCCGACGTCTGTGTTTACCGATGTCGGCAAGTGGACGGTTCGATTAGTCGTCAAAGGTGATGATGGGCGGGTCAAGGAAGCCCGCGGAAGTATTGATGTGGGGTAG
- a CDS encoding ankyrin repeat domain-containing protein — protein MKHLTGTTGTIISILILTVGALWLHLISPPPLISHPSALRAGDVEIIRPLILAGVDINHPNSKGVTPLHVVAQEGHVAVAQLLLQNGANIHARYDELWTPLHLAAQNGHLEMTTLLLNYGAQVIGPKEDFTPLHFAAQEGHLEIAQLLLTRGADIRARYENGWTPLHLAAQEGHTQMVALLLLQEAPVNAINAQGFTPLHSAAFQGKLDAVRLLLTHGAAFDMKDHEGQTPRHLALASGFHDVASLLFEFEKTGKLADQSTGDSKKTEGSLRLQPAAPDTMPSIESVPNNTSWEQA, from the coding sequence ATGAAACACTTAACAGGAACCACCGGTACCATCATTAGCATTCTCATTTTGACTGTTGGAGCCTTGTGGCTCCATCTGATTTCGCCACCACCACTCATCTCCCATCCCTCGGCTTTACGAGCAGGAGATGTCGAAATCATCAGGCCCTTAATTTTGGCCGGCGTCGACATCAACCACCCGAATTCCAAAGGCGTTACTCCCTTACATGTGGTGGCACAGGAAGGGCATGTCGCGGTTGCCCAATTACTTCTCCAGAACGGAGCCAATATCCATGCCCGCTATGATGAGTTATGGACCCCGCTGCATCTTGCCGCGCAAAACGGACATCTAGAAATGACGACGCTCCTTCTCAATTATGGCGCACAAGTCATTGGGCCCAAGGAAGACTTTACCCCTTTACACTTCGCCGCACAGGAAGGCCATCTGGAAATCGCCCAACTTCTGCTCACACGCGGGGCAGATATTCGTGCCAGGTACGAGAATGGGTGGACCCCCCTTCATCTTGCCGCACAAGAAGGGCACACGCAGATGGTAGCCTTGCTACTGCTACAGGAAGCTCCGGTGAATGCGATAAATGCCCAGGGATTTACCCCCCTTCATTCCGCAGCGTTTCAAGGGAAATTGGACGCCGTGCGGCTACTCCTCACGCACGGCGCAGCATTTGACATGAAGGACCACGAAGGACAAACACCACGTCACCTGGCTCTTGCAAGTGGGTTTCACGACGTGGCAAGTCTGTTGTTTGAATTTGAAAAAACTGGGAAACTCGCTGATCAGTCGACTGGCGATTCCAAGAAAACTGAAGGCTCCTTACGACTACAGCCCGCCGCACCCGACACCATGCCATCGATCGAGTCGGTTCCCAACAATACTTCTTGGGAGCAGGCATAA
- the lhgO gene encoding L-2-hydroxyglutarate oxidase, translated as MNPDFLIIGGGVVGISIARQLKKMYTDSAVRILEKEPECGLHASGRNSGVLHAGFYYSPDSLKAKFTRIGNQRLTEYCEEKHLAIHKCGKLVVAKDREDHASMDELVRRGVANGITLEHISEDEAKKIEPRVKTCERALFSPTTSTVNPREVMQAMTEDAIREGVQIDRGVQYVGRKGRTIRTSRDSYEAGYLVNAAGLFADHLARDFGFSERYRILPFKGLYLYSNEPAGAVRTNIYPVPDLRNPFLGVHVTVTVDGHMKIGPTAIPAFWREQYQGMENFSLADCVEILGRQLGLLVFSGFDFKRLAVEELKKYSRAHLVGLASHLMTGMDPSQFTTWGKPGIRAQLMDIKEKKLEMDFVVEGDQHSMHVLNAVSPGFTCSLPFSEYVCEKIQGVLGGKG; from the coding sequence ATGAATCCAGATTTTTTAATCATTGGTGGTGGTGTGGTCGGCATAAGTATCGCTCGTCAATTGAAGAAGATGTATACCGATTCTGCTGTGCGTATCCTGGAAAAGGAACCGGAGTGCGGGTTGCATGCCAGTGGGCGCAATAGTGGTGTGCTCCATGCGGGGTTTTATTATTCTCCCGACAGTTTGAAGGCCAAGTTTACCCGTATTGGAAATCAACGCTTAACGGAATATTGCGAAGAGAAACATCTCGCTATTCACAAATGTGGAAAGTTGGTTGTAGCTAAGGATCGTGAAGACCATGCCTCAATGGATGAACTGGTTCGTCGTGGAGTAGCTAACGGAATTACGCTGGAACACATTTCTGAAGACGAAGCCAAAAAGATCGAGCCTCGTGTCAAAACCTGTGAGCGTGCCTTATTTTCTCCCACCACCTCGACCGTGAATCCGCGGGAAGTCATGCAGGCCATGACTGAGGATGCGATTCGTGAAGGTGTGCAGATTGATCGGGGCGTTCAATATGTAGGGAGAAAGGGCCGTACCATACGGACCTCTAGGGATTCATATGAAGCAGGATATTTAGTAAACGCGGCAGGGTTATTCGCGGATCACTTGGCGCGAGACTTTGGTTTTTCCGAGCGATATCGGATTCTTCCGTTTAAGGGGTTGTATCTGTATTCGAATGAACCCGCCGGTGCGGTACGCACCAATATCTATCCTGTCCCGGACTTGCGTAATCCTTTTTTAGGTGTGCATGTGACCGTGACGGTGGATGGGCATATGAAAATTGGGCCGACCGCGATCCCGGCTTTTTGGCGGGAGCAGTATCAAGGGATGGAAAATTTTTCCCTCGCTGATTGCGTGGAAATTCTTGGCCGGCAACTGGGGCTACTTGTCTTCTCGGGATTTGATTTCAAACGTTTGGCCGTTGAGGAATTAAAGAAATATTCGCGAGCTCATTTGGTTGGACTCGCTTCACACCTCATGACCGGTATGGACCCCAGCCAATTCACCACGTGGGGAAAGCCCGGCATTCGAGCGCAGTTGATGGATATCAAGGAAAAGAAGTTAGAAATGGACTTTGTGGTCGAGGGAGATCAGCATTCCATGCATGTGCTGAATGCGGTATCACCGGGCTTTACCTGTTCGCTACCATTTTCAGAATATGTGTGCGAGAAGATACAAGGTGTGTTGGGAGGAAAAGGGTAG
- a CDS encoding molybdopterin-dependent oxidoreductase → MGLATVYPIPFSHAQLFGLFKGKGHATPAITPNDEFYVTSYDLTPTVALDRWTLTIGGMVDNPLVLSFEDLMKRLQTTMISTLECIGNTVGGYSIGTARWEGVKINQILEESGFNPKAFDLVLRGADGYSDNFPLSRALEEDVLLATKMNGVPLPPDHGFPARVIVPGIYGMKNVKWLTGLELVNYDYKGHWQQQSWSDTALVKLSSRIDLPGDRERVTTSKYKMKGIAFNGRLRIHKVEVSTDAGNTWQEAKLESKLSPQTWTPWSYEWTIPQSGEFTIMARATNEQGLQQTLNTKPSSTERLEIHAITVEAKI, encoded by the coding sequence ATGGGGCTTGCTACTGTCTACCCCATTCCATTCAGTCATGCCCAATTATTTGGACTTTTCAAGGGCAAAGGGCATGCAACCCCGGCCATTACCCCGAACGATGAATTTTATGTCACCTCCTACGATCTTACGCCAACCGTCGCGCTCGACCGATGGACACTCACCATTGGCGGAATGGTCGACAATCCACTCGTACTCTCCTTTGAAGATCTGATGAAAAGACTTCAAACTACTATGATTTCGACGTTGGAATGTATCGGCAACACCGTTGGCGGGTATTCCATTGGAACCGCCAGATGGGAGGGAGTAAAGATCAATCAAATTCTTGAGGAATCCGGGTTTAACCCAAAGGCCTTTGATCTCGTGCTCAGAGGGGCTGATGGCTATTCAGATAACTTTCCACTCTCTCGTGCCCTGGAAGAGGACGTGCTCCTTGCCACGAAAATGAACGGAGTCCCTTTACCGCCGGATCACGGCTTTCCCGCTCGCGTCATAGTCCCTGGCATCTACGGTATGAAAAACGTCAAATGGCTCACGGGGCTGGAATTGGTCAATTACGACTACAAAGGCCATTGGCAGCAACAAAGTTGGTCTGATACCGCACTTGTGAAACTTTCCTCACGAATCGATCTTCCCGGTGATCGTGAACGTGTTACCACCTCTAAATACAAAATGAAAGGGATTGCATTTAACGGACGCCTAAGAATTCATAAAGTGGAAGTGAGTACCGATGCTGGAAACACTTGGCAGGAGGCCAAATTAGAGTCCAAGTTATCACCTCAGACTTGGACCCCTTGGAGTTATGAATGGACCATTCCTCAATCCGGAGAATTCACCATCATGGCTAGAGCCACAAATGAACAAGGACTTCAACAGACACTCAATACAAAACCATCTTCCACTGAACGCCTAGAGATTCATGCGATCACCGTCGAAGCCAAAATCTGA
- a CDS encoding S8 family peptidase, with product MKVLGLFIAILLMLATGVTSVLAQNDPYFSSSGSWGQAYGDQWALGKIGFTKKGSGTSAWDVETGERTPIIVAVLDTGLDYFHPDLNKNSIWRNPSPFKEKEDPNEMVNDLIGWNFVDNNNNPWDDDGHGTFVAGLIAAAANNGHGMAGINWGVKIMPLKIMNVFGRGRAFNVARAIVYAVDHGARVINISIESEHLTKTEQFAVDYAYEQGALIVVAAGNQGSETVNRAPVSMNHVLPVGAIDIHDERAGFSNWGPHIKIAAPGVEILSLRARRTDFMLMFGAKNYEPGESFVGPQAQFMRASGTSFAAPLVSGVVSLIWAKNPDLTNEQVERMLLESADDIGLPGWDHYFGAGRVNAYKALRADPDYFLTAKVDEVVVAQDGDEVFIQVLGTAAGSDLDEFEIQLGQGANPTEWKTVFDDDDAVVDGIVGKFPVSEFTDVGEWSVRLIVKDGKQTKEAQGSIDVG from the coding sequence ATGAAGGTATTGGGTCTATTCATTGCAATTCTGTTGATGTTGGCTACTGGAGTGACCTCTGTTCTTGCCCAAAATGACCCCTACTTTTCTTCATCTGGTTCATGGGGCCAGGCGTATGGGGATCAATGGGCGTTGGGTAAAATCGGCTTTACCAAAAAAGGGTCTGGCACGTCCGCGTGGGACGTGGAAACTGGTGAGCGCACCCCTATTATTGTGGCAGTGTTGGATACGGGGTTGGATTATTTTCATCCCGATTTGAACAAAAATTCAATTTGGCGGAACCCCTCCCCCTTTAAAGAGAAAGAAGATCCTAATGAGATGGTGAACGATCTCATTGGGTGGAATTTTGTCGATAACAACAATAATCCTTGGGATGATGATGGGCATGGGACGTTTGTCGCGGGGTTGATTGCGGCGGCAGCCAATAATGGCCACGGGATGGCCGGCATTAATTGGGGGGTGAAGATCATGCCCCTCAAAATCATGAATGTGTTTGGCCGTGGCCGGGCGTTCAATGTCGCGCGGGCTATTGTGTATGCGGTGGATCATGGGGCTCGTGTCATAAACATCAGTATTGAATCTGAACATCTGACGAAGACCGAGCAGTTCGCCGTAGACTATGCCTACGAACAAGGGGCGCTCATTGTCGTGGCTGCGGGCAATCAAGGAAGTGAGACGGTCAATCGCGCCCCGGTGAGTATGAACCATGTGTTGCCTGTCGGCGCGATAGATATTCATGATGAGCGCGCGGGGTTTTCCAATTGGGGACCTCATATTAAAATTGCCGCCCCTGGGGTCGAAATTCTTTCACTCCGTGCCAGACGGACCGACTTTATGCTGATGTTTGGCGCGAAGAACTACGAGCCGGGAGAAAGTTTCGTTGGACCGCAGGCCCAGTTCATGCGGGCCTCAGGCACTTCCTTTGCCGCGCCGTTGGTTTCTGGGGTGGTCTCGCTTATTTGGGCGAAGAATCCTGATCTCACGAATGAACAAGTCGAACGCATGTTGTTGGAGTCCGCGGATGATATTGGGTTGCCCGGGTGGGATCACTATTTTGGCGCAGGACGGGTGAATGCATACAAGGCCCTGAGAGCCGATCCCGATTATTTTTTGACGGCCAAGGTTGATGAAGTCGTGGTGGCTCAGGATGGTGACGAAGTGTTTATTCAAGTGCTGGGGACTGCCGCTGGAAGTGATTTAGATGAATTCGAAATTCAATTGGGCCAGGGTGCCAATCCCACAGAGTGGAAAACGGTCTTTGATGACGATGACGCTGTGGTTGATGGTATCGTTGGGAAATTTCCCGTTTCGGAGTTTACTGATGTGGGGGAGTGGAGTGTTCGCCTGATCGTGAAGGACGGTAAGCAAACTAAAGAAGCTCAGGGTAGCATTGATGTTGGCTAG
- a CDS encoding PIN domain-containing protein yields MKQIIIDANLMVLLVVGLTNPDLIERHKRTRKVFQKEDLDLLKKVLSGFDQILLTPHILTETSNLVSQIGEPAISQVRITLSKLLQSIEETFDPSVEVVKHQSYVRLGLTDCSILRLMGKSVTLLTADLSLFLDAAKSNPNAINFNYLRQERLMDFTG; encoded by the coding sequence ATGAAACAAATTATAATCGACGCCAATCTAATGGTTCTCCTTGTCGTGGGATTGACTAATCCTGATCTTATTGAGAGGCATAAACGCACAAGAAAAGTTTTTCAGAAAGAAGATTTAGATTTGTTAAAAAAAGTCCTGTCTGGTTTCGATCAAATTCTTTTAACACCTCACATTCTAACCGAGACTTCGAACCTTGTCTCACAAATAGGGGAACCTGCGATTTCCCAGGTAAGAATCACTTTATCCAAATTGTTGCAGTCTATTGAGGAGACCTTTGATCCTAGTGTTGAAGTTGTCAAGCATCAATCATATGTAAGGCTTGGATTAACAGACTGTTCTATTTTGAGATTAATGGGGAAAAGTGTGACCTTATTAACAGCAGATTTAAGTTTATTTTTAGATGCAGCCAAAAGCAATCCTAATGCCATCAATTTTAATTACCTGCGCCAAGAAAGACTTATGGATTTCACCGGTTAA
- a CDS encoding NADH-quinone oxidoreductase subunit N, whose translation MSIPLADLATILPELLVVFAACLLFVLDPIMPQAKKDILAWMCVGTLVVCFFVTAVGMGDKTFAFSDLVMVDSYASFWKLLLYVVSGLTILLSIGYLKEERIDLAEFYGFIMLSLTGMMIMVSGSDLLVIYLGIELMSISLYIMAGFKRFEAKSIEASAKYFILGAFSSGLLLYGISLTFGAAGSTRLIDIAAAVAERGLNDPLVLIALMLIIAGFAFKVAAVPFHMWTPDVYQGSPTTVTAFMAVASKAASFAAFLRVLLEGFGGVKPNWSGLILGMCVLTLILGNIVAIVQNNIKRMLAYSSIAHAGYALIGVVVAGWMGTGAGVASAGVTSIMLYLAIYSFMTIGAFAMVAILRRGGLEGEELDDFTGLAKRHKGAAFLMMLFMVSLAGIPPTAGFIGKFYLFMAAVNAGLTWLAVVGLVFAAVSAFYYLRVVMVMYMREPSSEQEGETRLALSPTATVVLAFAVAGVVVLGVYPGPLVSVATSSAIPLP comes from the coding sequence ATGAGTATTCCTCTAGCCGATCTGGCCACTATCCTGCCCGAATTGCTCGTGGTCTTCGCCGCCTGCCTACTGTTCGTGCTTGATCCCATCATGCCTCAGGCAAAAAAAGATATTCTTGCCTGGATGTGTGTGGGCACCCTGGTAGTCTGCTTTTTTGTCACCGCAGTAGGAATGGGCGACAAGACCTTTGCCTTTAGCGACTTGGTGATGGTCGATTCCTATGCCTCGTTTTGGAAGTTGCTCTTATATGTGGTGAGCGGCCTGACCATTCTGTTGTCGATTGGATATCTCAAAGAAGAGAGAATCGACCTCGCAGAGTTCTATGGGTTCATCATGCTTTCTCTCACGGGCATGATGATCATGGTTTCTGGCTCTGATCTCTTGGTGATCTATTTAGGCATCGAACTCATGTCGATCTCCCTCTATATCATGGCGGGGTTCAAACGCTTCGAAGCCAAGTCCATTGAGGCCTCGGCCAAGTATTTTATCTTGGGAGCCTTTTCTTCGGGCCTTCTATTGTATGGGATTTCGCTGACCTTTGGTGCCGCCGGTAGTACACGACTCATTGATATCGCTGCGGCCGTCGCTGAACGAGGGCTCAACGATCCATTGGTCCTCATTGCCCTGATGCTCATCATTGCCGGGTTTGCTTTTAAAGTGGCGGCGGTACCCTTTCACATGTGGACACCGGATGTGTATCAAGGATCTCCGACAACGGTCACGGCATTTATGGCCGTTGCGTCCAAAGCCGCCAGCTTTGCGGCATTCCTACGTGTCTTGCTCGAAGGCTTTGGCGGGGTCAAACCGAATTGGAGCGGGCTGATCTTAGGCATGTGTGTCCTCACGCTGATTTTGGGGAATATTGTGGCGATCGTCCAGAACAACATCAAACGGATGTTGGCCTATTCGAGTATTGCCCATGCGGGCTATGCGTTAATCGGCGTGGTCGTAGCCGGGTGGATGGGCACCGGAGCTGGCGTGGCTTCTGCTGGCGTGACGAGTATCATGTTGTACTTAGCCATTTACTCGTTTATGACCATAGGCGCATTCGCCATGGTAGCGATTTTACGGCGGGGAGGGTTGGAAGGCGAAGAGTTGGATGATTTCACCGGCCTTGCCAAACGCCACAAAGGCGCAGCCTTTCTCATGATGCTATTTATGGTGTCGTTGGCCGGCATTCCGCCCACCGCAGGGTTTATTGGAAAGTTTTATCTCTTTATGGCTGCGGTCAATGCTGGTCTCACATGGTTGGCTGTCGTAGGGCTGGTCTTTGCAGCCGTCTCTGCGTTTTACTACCTACGCGTCGTCATGGTCATGTACATGCGCGAACCCTCATCCGAACAGGAAGGCGAAACCCGTCTCGCGCTTTCGCCAACAGCCACAGTGGTCCTCGCCTTTGCCGTCGCCGGTGTCGTGGTCCTAGGTGTGTATCCTGGTCCACTGGTTTCCGTGGCAACTTCTTCAGCGATCCCTCTCCCATAA
- a CDS encoding NADH-quinone oxidoreductase subunit M, translated as MTVSSGGFPWITLVVFLPLLGVAAILLAKEEMAKWIGLGASLVVLLASLPLWIMFNESTPAMQFVEKHQWIASPSIHYAVGIDGISLPLVLLTTFLTPLCILVSWTSISTRVREFMISLLVMETATVGVFVSLDFVLFYIFWETMLIPMYLLIGVWGGPNRVYAAIKFFLYTLAGSVLLLVAIIVLFFSSGENTFDILSLSQSAYSPTLQAWLFWAFFAAFAVKVPMFPFHTWLPDAHVEAPTAGSIILASVLLKMGTYGFLRFSLPMLPDASLSFTPIIMTLSVIAIIYGAYMAFAQSDLKKLIAYSSVSHMGFVTLGIFAMNAQGIEGAILQMVNHGITTGGLFMCVGIIYERTHSREIVDNSGLAKPMPCYATFLVIFSLSSVGLPGMNSFVGEFFVLVGTFMWSKITATFAALGVILAAAYILWMLQRVVYGQPSQQMASKLSDLNLREWGMLVPLVLFVFLIGLYPKPLLDVMHATVDNLIQQEVKVMTVEMPAPNIPTTLVLSESVSPDSGREALVQ; from the coding sequence ATGACTGTTTCCTCAGGCGGATTCCCCTGGATCACGTTAGTCGTCTTTCTCCCACTCTTGGGAGTGGCAGCGATTCTTTTGGCTAAAGAAGAGATGGCGAAGTGGATTGGTCTGGGTGCCTCCTTGGTCGTCCTTCTCGCCTCATTGCCGTTGTGGATCATGTTCAATGAATCCACGCCTGCCATGCAGTTTGTGGAGAAGCATCAATGGATTGCCTCGCCATCCATTCACTATGCCGTTGGGATCGACGGCATTAGCTTGCCGCTCGTGCTGCTTACCACATTTCTGACGCCCCTCTGTATTTTGGTGTCCTGGACGTCGATTAGCACGCGGGTGCGCGAATTCATGATCAGCCTGCTGGTGATGGAGACGGCTACCGTTGGTGTGTTTGTGTCATTAGATTTCGTGTTGTTTTACATCTTCTGGGAAACCATGCTCATTCCCATGTATCTGTTGATTGGGGTGTGGGGCGGGCCAAACCGGGTCTATGCCGCAATCAAGTTTTTCCTTTATACATTGGCGGGGAGCGTGTTGCTGTTGGTGGCGATCATCGTGCTCTTCTTTAGTTCAGGAGAAAACACGTTCGATATATTATCGCTCAGCCAATCGGCCTATTCACCCACCTTACAGGCCTGGTTGTTCTGGGCGTTCTTTGCGGCGTTTGCCGTCAAGGTGCCGATGTTTCCGTTTCACACATGGTTGCCGGATGCTCATGTGGAAGCGCCGACGGCCGGCAGTATTATTCTTGCTAGTGTGTTGCTCAAGATGGGCACCTATGGCTTTCTCCGATTTTCTTTGCCCATGCTGCCTGATGCCTCGCTCTCCTTTACCCCGATCATTATGACCTTGTCGGTGATTGCGATTATCTATGGGGCCTATATGGCCTTTGCGCAGTCCGACCTGAAGAAACTCATTGCCTATTCCAGTGTCAGTCACATGGGGTTTGTGACGCTTGGGATTTTTGCGATGAATGCACAGGGAATTGAGGGTGCGATTTTGCAAATGGTGAATCACGGCATTACCACCGGTGGGCTGTTTATGTGCGTGGGCATTATTTATGAGCGAACCCATAGCCGTGAGATTGTCGATAACTCGGGTCTCGCCAAACCCATGCCTTGCTATGCGACGTTTTTGGTCATTTTTTCCCTGTCCTCCGTTGGGCTGCCAGGGATGAATAGTTTTGTTGGTGAATTTTTCGTGTTGGTGGGAACGTTCATGTGGAGCAAAATAACCGCCACGTTCGCGGCGCTTGGCGTGATTCTCGCAGCAGCGTACATCCTGTGGATGTTACAGCGTGTGGTATATGGACAGCCGTCGCAACAGATGGCCTCGAAACTTTCAGATTTAAATCTTCGTGAATGGGGGATGTTGGTTCCTCTGGTGTTGTTTGTGTTCTTGATTGGGTTGTACCCCAAACCGCTCCTCGATGTGATGCATGCCACCGTGGATAACCTCATCCAGCAAGAAGTCAAAGTCATGACCGTGGAAATGCCAGCCCCAAACATTCCCACCACGTTGGTGCTGTCTGAATCTGTGTCTCCGGATTCCGGTCGGGAGGCCCTGGTTCAATGA